The following are from one region of the Mycolicibacterium helvum genome:
- a CDS encoding acyl-CoA dehydrogenase — MSATITDEQFAARELVRSWAASSGALAAVRDVEHGTPDAWRPVYRGLAELGLFGVAVAEDAGGAGGSVQDLCAMVEEAARALIPGPVATTAVATLLVTDPELLEALASGEATAGLALAADLTLDGDRVSGTAQYVLGADTSGVLLLPLGDDVVVVDAAADGVTVELLAATDFSRPLATVRLNAVPAATLAVSRRRFEDLTATVLAAETAGLARWALDTAVEYAKVREQFGKPIGSFQAIKHMCAEMLLRSQQAAVAAADAAVAASAQDAEQLSIAAAIAAAIGIESAQVNAKDCIQVLGGIGITWEHDAHLYLRRAYSIGQILGGRPAWLRRVGALTLDGVRRELHIDLDSVAHLQPEIAAAAAEVAALPADKRQPALAETGLLAPHWPKPYGREASPAEQLLIDSELAKVDVQRPDLVIGWWAVPTILEGGTPEQIERFVPATLRGDIIWCQLFSEPGAGSDLAALRTKAVRAEGGWKLTGQKVWTSAAQKAHWGVCLARTDPDAPKHKGITYFLIDMRSPGLLVRPLREITGDELFNEVFFDDVFVPDDMVVGTVNDGWRLARTTLANERVAMAQGTALGNPVEEMLRMVAERELDTALADQMGKLILSAQAGSLLDQRIAQLAVGGHDTSAEASARKLIGVRHRQALAEFRQELCESGGLVIDGFVHDFLNTRCLTIAGGTEQILLTLAGERLLGLPR; from the coding sequence TTGTCTGCGACCATCACCGACGAACAGTTTGCCGCCCGGGAGTTGGTCCGCAGCTGGGCCGCATCGTCTGGCGCCCTTGCCGCGGTGCGCGACGTCGAACACGGCACGCCGGACGCCTGGCGTCCGGTTTATCGCGGCCTGGCCGAGCTGGGACTCTTCGGTGTCGCGGTGGCCGAGGACGCCGGCGGGGCCGGGGGGTCCGTGCAGGACCTGTGCGCCATGGTCGAGGAGGCGGCGCGGGCGCTGATCCCGGGGCCGGTTGCGACGACGGCGGTGGCGACACTGCTGGTCACCGATCCCGAGCTGCTCGAAGCACTGGCTTCCGGCGAGGCAACGGCCGGGCTGGCGCTGGCTGCGGACCTGACGCTGGACGGCGACCGGGTGTCGGGCACCGCCCAATATGTGCTCGGCGCGGATACCTCCGGCGTGCTGCTGTTACCGCTGGGCGATGACGTCGTCGTTGTCGACGCCGCCGCCGACGGCGTCACGGTCGAGCTGCTGGCGGCCACCGACTTCTCCCGCCCGTTGGCGACGGTGAGGCTGAACGCCGTCCCGGCTGCCACGCTTGCGGTGTCGCGACGCCGGTTCGAAGACCTGACCGCCACCGTGCTGGCCGCCGAAACCGCCGGCCTGGCCCGCTGGGCGCTGGACACCGCCGTCGAGTACGCCAAGGTGCGCGAGCAGTTCGGTAAGCCGATCGGCAGCTTCCAGGCCATCAAGCACATGTGCGCCGAGATGCTGTTGCGCTCCCAGCAGGCCGCGGTCGCCGCTGCCGATGCGGCCGTGGCCGCCTCCGCGCAGGACGCCGAGCAGCTGTCGATCGCCGCGGCCATCGCCGCTGCTATCGGTATCGAGTCGGCTCAGGTCAACGCCAAGGACTGCATCCAGGTGCTCGGCGGTATCGGCATCACCTGGGAACACGACGCCCACCTCTACCTGCGCCGCGCCTACAGCATCGGCCAGATCCTCGGTGGCCGGCCGGCGTGGCTGCGCCGCGTTGGCGCGCTGACGTTGGACGGGGTGCGCCGCGAACTGCACATCGATCTGGACTCTGTGGCGCACTTGCAGCCCGAGATCGCGGCCGCCGCTGCCGAAGTCGCCGCCCTGCCGGCCGACAAGCGTCAGCCCGCGCTGGCCGAGACCGGACTGCTGGCACCGCACTGGCCCAAACCGTACGGGCGGGAGGCCTCGCCTGCCGAGCAGCTGCTCATCGATTCCGAACTGGCCAAGGTTGATGTGCAGCGCCCCGATCTGGTGATCGGCTGGTGGGCGGTGCCGACGATCCTCGAGGGTGGCACACCCGAGCAGATCGAACGCTTCGTGCCGGCCACTCTGCGCGGCGACATCATCTGGTGCCAGCTGTTTTCCGAGCCCGGTGCCGGCTCGGATCTGGCCGCCCTGCGCACCAAAGCCGTTCGCGCCGAAGGTGGTTGGAAGCTCACCGGGCAGAAGGTGTGGACATCGGCCGCGCAGAAGGCGCACTGGGGTGTGTGCTTGGCCCGCACCGACCCCGACGCTCCTAAGCACAAGGGCATCACCTATTTCCTCATCGACATGCGCTCGCCGGGCCTGCTGGTTCGGCCGCTGCGCGAGATCACCGGCGACGAGCTGTTCAACGAGGTGTTCTTCGACGACGTCTTCGTACCCGACGACATGGTGGTCGGCACGGTCAACGACGGCTGGCGGCTGGCCCGCACCACCCTGGCCAACGAACGGGTCGCGATGGCGCAGGGCACCGCGCTGGGCAATCCGGTCGAGGAGATGCTGCGTATGGTCGCCGAGCGAGAGCTCGACACCGCGCTGGCCGACCAGATGGGCAAGCTGATCCTATCCGCGCAGGCGGGCTCGCTGCTCGATCAGCGGATCGCCCAGCTGGCCGTCGGGGGACACGACACCAGCGCAGAAGCCAGTGCGCGCAAGCTGATTGGCGTGCGCCACCGGCAGGCGCTGGCCGAGTTCCGCCAGGAGCTGTGTGAGTCGGGCGGGCTCGTCATCGATGGATTCGTGCACGACTTCCTCAACACCCGGTGCCTGACTATTGCCGGTGGTACCGAGCAGATCCTGCTCACCCTGGCGGGCGAGCGCCTGCTCGGCCTGCCGCGCTGA
- a CDS encoding ferredoxin--NADP reductase: protein MTQVPPDEPLGSHVLELEVTDVVEETDDSRSLVFGVPAGADIPADRLRYAPGQFLTLRIPSDRTGSVARCYSLCSSPFTDDALAVTVKRTVDGYASNWLCDHAHRGMKIHVLAPSGTFVPKTLDADFLLIAAGSGITPMLAICKSALAQGSGQVTLVYANRDEHSVIFGSTLRDLAAKYPDRLAVVHWLESVQGLPSVPALSQLMAPYTDRQAFICGPGPFMKAAEEALESLKVPAKQVHIEVFRSLDTDPFAAVKITDDGDEPPATAVVELDGQTHTVSWPRSAKLLDVLLDKGLDVPFSCREGHCGACAVVKRSGEVEMDINDVLEPSDIAEGLILSCQARPNSDSVEVTYDE from the coding sequence GTGACGCAGGTTCCACCGGACGAGCCACTGGGTAGCCACGTACTCGAATTGGAAGTGACCGACGTTGTCGAGGAGACCGACGACTCGCGGTCGCTGGTGTTCGGCGTGCCCGCCGGCGCGGACATCCCGGCCGACCGTCTGCGCTACGCGCCCGGACAGTTCCTGACGCTGCGCATCCCGAGCGACCGCACCGGCTCGGTGGCCCGCTGCTACTCGCTGTGCAGTTCACCGTTTACCGACGACGCCCTGGCCGTCACCGTCAAACGCACCGTCGACGGCTACGCCTCGAATTGGCTGTGCGATCACGCGCACCGAGGCATGAAGATCCACGTGCTGGCGCCGTCAGGCACCTTCGTCCCCAAAACTCTCGACGCCGACTTCCTGCTCATCGCCGCCGGCAGCGGGATCACCCCGATGCTGGCCATCTGCAAGTCGGCACTCGCGCAGGGCAGCGGCCAGGTGACGCTGGTCTACGCCAACCGCGACGAGCATTCGGTCATCTTCGGCAGCACGCTGCGTGACCTGGCCGCCAAGTACCCCGACCGACTGGCGGTTGTGCACTGGCTGGAATCGGTGCAGGGCCTGCCGAGTGTCCCGGCACTGAGCCAGCTGATGGCGCCCTACACCGACCGCCAGGCATTCATCTGCGGACCCGGCCCCTTCATGAAGGCTGCCGAAGAGGCGTTGGAGTCATTGAAGGTGCCGGCCAAGCAGGTACACATCGAGGTGTTCCGCTCGCTGGACACCGATCCGTTCGCCGCGGTGAAGATCACCGACGACGGTGACGAGCCGCCGGCCACCGCCGTCGTCGAGCTCGACGGGCAGACCCATACCGTGTCGTGGCCACGCAGCGCCAAACTGCTCGACGTGCTTCTCGACAAGGGACTCGACGTGCCGTTCTCCTGCCGGGAGGGGCACTGTGGCGCATGCGCGGTGGTCAAACGCAGCGGCGAGGTCGAGATGGACATCAACGACGTCCTCGAGCCCAGCGACATCGCCGAGGGGTTGATCCTGAGCTGCCAAGCCCGGCCGAATTCCGATTCGGTAGAGGTCACTTACGACGAGTAG
- the hsaA gene encoding 3-hydroxy-9,10-secoandrosta-1,3,5(10)-triene-9,17-dione monooxygenase oxygenase subunit: MTSIQQRDAESVLTGIDELLPKLRERAQATEDLRRIPDATIAELDEVGFFKLLQPEQWGGLQSDPTVFYEAVRRLASACGSTGWVAGILGVHNWHLAHFDQQAQEDVWSADPTVRISSSYAPMGAGVVTDGGYLVNGAWHWSSGCDHATWTFVGGPVIKDGRPVDFGSFLVPISDYLIEDDWHVVGLKGTGSNTLVMKDVFVPRHRFTSFKAMGDLASPGLQTNTAPVYKMPWGTMHPTTISTPIVGMAYGAYDAHVEHQGKRVRAAYAGEKAKDDPFAKVRIAEASSDIDAAWGQLSGNLAAEYALLLAGKGIPLELRAKARRDQVRATQRSIAAVDRLFESAGATALGTDTPLQRFWRDAHAGRVHAANDAERAYVMFGNQAFGLPLGDTMV, encoded by the coding sequence GTGACGTCCATTCAACAGCGTGACGCGGAGTCGGTTCTCACCGGCATCGACGAACTGCTGCCAAAGCTGCGCGAGCGCGCCCAGGCGACCGAAGACCTGCGCCGTATCCCCGACGCCACGATCGCCGAACTCGACGAGGTGGGCTTCTTCAAGCTGCTCCAGCCCGAGCAATGGGGCGGCCTGCAGAGCGACCCGACGGTGTTCTACGAGGCCGTTCGCCGGCTGGCCAGTGCCTGCGGGTCGACCGGCTGGGTGGCCGGCATCCTCGGCGTGCACAACTGGCACCTGGCGCACTTCGACCAGCAGGCCCAGGAAGACGTCTGGAGCGCGGATCCGACCGTGCGGATCTCGTCGTCCTACGCCCCGATGGGTGCCGGTGTCGTCACCGACGGTGGTTATCTGGTCAATGGCGCCTGGCACTGGTCGTCGGGATGCGACCACGCCACCTGGACGTTCGTCGGTGGCCCGGTCATCAAGGACGGCAGGCCGGTGGACTTCGGCAGCTTCCTGGTGCCGATCAGCGATTACCTCATCGAGGACGACTGGCACGTGGTGGGTCTGAAGGGCACCGGCTCCAACACCCTGGTGATGAAGGACGTGTTCGTGCCGCGGCACCGGTTCACCTCCTTCAAGGCGATGGGTGACCTGGCTTCGCCTGGGCTGCAGACCAACACCGCGCCGGTGTACAAGATGCCTTGGGGCACCATGCATCCCACCACCATCTCGACGCCGATCGTGGGAATGGCCTACGGCGCCTACGATGCTCACGTCGAGCATCAGGGCAAGCGCGTGCGTGCCGCCTACGCCGGCGAGAAGGCCAAGGACGATCCGTTCGCCAAGGTCCGCATCGCGGAGGCTTCCAGCGACATCGACGCGGCCTGGGGCCAGCTCTCGGGCAACCTGGCCGCCGAGTACGCATTGCTGTTGGCGGGCAAAGGCATTCCGCTGGAGCTGCGCGCAAAGGCCCGCCGTGACCAGGTGCGCGCCACCCAGCGCTCCATCGCGGCCGTCGACCGGCTTTTCGAGAGCGCCGGGGCCACCGCTCTTGGCACCGATACACCGCTGCAACGGTTCTGGCGTGACGCACACGCCGGCCGGGTGCATGCCGCCAACGACGCCGAGCGCGCCTACGTGATGTTCGGTAATCAGGCATTCGGGCTGCCGCTCGGCGACACGATGGTTTAA
- the hsaD gene encoding 4,5:9,10-diseco-3-hydroxy-5,9,17-trioxoandrosta-1(10),2-diene-4-oate hydrolase: protein MTSFIQEVEAQQELTFASTSRYAQVRDDMRLHFHEAGVGNPRTVVLLHGGGPGASSWSNFSRNIGVLAKYFHVLAVDQPGYGHSDKHAEHEQYNRYSATALLNLFDHLKIERADLIGNSLGGGTAVRFALDNPKRAGRLVLMGPGGLSVNLFAPDPTEGVKLLGRFTADPTRENMEKFLRIMVYDQKLITEELIEERFAIASTPESLAAARAMGKSFAGADFELGMMWRDVYKLRQRVLLIWGREDRVNPLDGALVAVKQIPRVQLHVFGQCGHWAQLEKFDEFNKLTVDFLGGGA, encoded by the coding sequence ATGACGTCGTTTATCCAGGAAGTGGAGGCCCAGCAGGAGCTGACCTTCGCGTCCACCTCCCGCTATGCGCAGGTCCGTGACGACATGCGGCTGCACTTCCACGAGGCGGGCGTCGGCAATCCACGGACTGTGGTGCTGCTGCACGGCGGCGGGCCCGGTGCATCCAGCTGGTCGAACTTCTCACGCAACATCGGCGTACTCGCCAAGTACTTCCACGTGCTTGCCGTCGACCAGCCCGGTTACGGCCACTCGGACAAGCACGCCGAGCACGAGCAGTACAACCGTTACAGCGCAACGGCTTTGCTGAATCTATTCGATCATCTCAAGATCGAGCGCGCTGACCTGATCGGCAACTCACTTGGCGGTGGAACCGCGGTGCGGTTCGCTCTGGACAACCCCAAGCGCGCGGGCCGACTGGTGCTGATGGGCCCTGGCGGGCTGTCGGTCAACTTGTTCGCGCCCGACCCCACCGAGGGTGTCAAGCTGCTGGGCCGGTTCACCGCGGACCCGACGCGCGAGAACATGGAGAAGTTCCTGCGCATCATGGTCTACGACCAGAAGCTGATCACCGAGGAGCTGATCGAGGAGCGCTTCGCGATCGCGAGCACTCCCGAGTCGTTGGCAGCAGCTCGGGCGATGGGAAAGTCGTTCGCGGGAGCCGATTTCGAGCTCGGCATGATGTGGCGTGACGTCTACAAGCTGCGCCAGCGGGTGCTGCTGATCTGGGGCCGCGAGGATCGGGTCAACCCGCTCGACGGCGCGCTGGTGGCGGTAAAACAGATTCCGCGCGTGCAGCTGCATGTTTTCGGGCAATGTGGACATTGGGCTCAGTTGGAGAAATTCGACGAGTTCAACAAGCTCACTGTTGATTTCCTCGGAGGTGGGGCATGA
- the hsaC gene encoding iron-dependent extradiol dioxygenase HsaC yields the protein MTLKALGYMRIEATDVAAWREFGLKVLGMVEGDGAVPGALYLRMDEFAARLVIVPGDRDRLLISGWEVADAPALQGLRETLAKAGVDFVEGNREEKSERRVEGLIRFSDPAGNVLEAFHGAQYLGRRFVSPYGHKFVTAEQGLGHVVLTCDDDAAAQAFYQDVLGFRLRDSMSLPPQIAGRPADGDPVWLRFYGCNPRHHALAFMPMPNPTGIVHLMVEVENSDDVGLCLDRANRRKVKMSATLGRHTNDKMLSFYMKTPGGFDVEFGCEGLEVEDDGWIARESTAVSLWGHDFSVGFK from the coding sequence ATGACGCTAAAGGCGCTCGGCTACATGCGAATCGAGGCCACCGATGTGGCGGCCTGGCGAGAGTTCGGGCTCAAGGTGCTCGGCATGGTGGAGGGTGACGGGGCTGTCCCAGGTGCGCTCTATCTACGCATGGATGAATTCGCCGCCCGCCTGGTGATCGTGCCCGGCGATCGGGACCGGCTGTTGATCTCCGGCTGGGAGGTCGCCGATGCGCCTGCGCTGCAGGGCCTGCGCGAGACGCTGGCCAAGGCGGGCGTCGACTTTGTCGAAGGCAACCGCGAGGAGAAGTCCGAGCGGCGAGTCGAGGGTCTGATTCGGTTCTCCGATCCCGCCGGCAACGTTCTCGAGGCGTTCCATGGTGCGCAGTACCTGGGCCGCCGGTTCGTCAGCCCCTACGGCCACAAGTTCGTCACCGCCGAACAGGGCCTCGGGCACGTCGTCCTCACCTGTGACGACGACGCTGCCGCACAGGCGTTCTATCAGGATGTGCTGGGCTTCCGGCTGCGCGACTCGATGAGCCTGCCCCCGCAGATTGCCGGCCGTCCGGCCGACGGCGATCCGGTCTGGCTGCGGTTCTACGGCTGCAATCCGCGTCACCACGCGCTGGCCTTCATGCCGATGCCCAACCCGACCGGCATCGTGCACCTGATGGTCGAGGTGGAGAACTCCGATGACGTCGGTCTGTGCCTGGACCGCGCTAATCGTCGCAAGGTGAAAATGTCAGCAACGCTCGGCCGGCACACCAACGACAAGATGCTGTCGTTCTACATGAAGACCCCCGGCGGCTTCGATGTCGAATTCGGTTGTGAAGGACTCGAAGTCGAAGATGACGGCTGGATCGCTCGGGAGAGCACCGCGGTCAGTCTGTGGGGCCACGACTTCTCCGTCGGGTTCAAGTAA
- the hsaB gene encoding 3-hydroxy-9,10-secoandrosta-1,3,5(10)-triene-9,17-dione monooxygenase reductase subunit, whose product MSAAEIDPRTFRHVLGQFCTGITIITTVHNDAPVGFACQSFAALSLDPPLVLFCPTKLSRSWAAIEASGQFCVNVLHEKQQDVSARFGSREPDKFAGIDWSPSALGSPVIDGTLAHIDCTVHSVHDGGDHFVVFGAVHSLSEVPKKKPRPLLFYRGEYTGIEPDKNTPAQWRDDLDAFLTATTSDTWL is encoded by the coding sequence ATGTCCGCAGCCGAGATCGACCCTCGCACATTCCGCCATGTGCTGGGCCAGTTCTGCACCGGCATCACAATCATCACGACGGTTCACAACGACGCTCCAGTCGGATTCGCCTGTCAGTCGTTCGCTGCGCTGTCGCTCGATCCACCGTTGGTGCTGTTCTGTCCCACAAAGCTGTCGCGGTCCTGGGCGGCCATCGAGGCCAGCGGACAGTTCTGCGTCAACGTCCTGCATGAGAAGCAGCAGGATGTATCCGCTCGGTTCGGATCGAGGGAGCCAGACAAGTTCGCCGGAATCGATTGGAGCCCAAGTGCGCTCGGCTCACCGGTGATCGACGGCACACTGGCTCACATCGACTGCACGGTGCATTCGGTGCATGACGGCGGCGACCACTTCGTGGTGTTCGGTGCGGTGCACTCGCTGTCGGAGGTGCCGAAGAAGAAGCCACGGCCGCTGCTGTTCTATCGCGGCGAGTACACCGGCATCGAGCCGGACAAGAACACCCCGGCGCAGTGGCGTGACGACCTCGACGCCTTCCTCACCGCCACGACTTCTGACACCTGGCTGTAG
- a CDS encoding alpha/beta fold hydrolase → MPFIDHELGRAYYRHWAALEPRAAVIFLHGFGEHTGVYHRLGFALNAAGVDLWAVDQFGHGLSPGARGDFGRIEDSSALAERLTALAEEATPGIPLIAQGHSYGAVVTLFRLLDQPQRYRAGVISGAPVVPVPELLDTDTSLDLDPHWLSDDPFYLDAMENDPLAFVEADSVPLARELDRAWDRFGNELPKLTVPTLAIHGELDPIAPVSALRAYAEQIDALRLLEFPGAHHDILNETVHREVAAAILEFVGEQA, encoded by the coding sequence ATGCCTTTCATCGACCATGAGCTTGGCCGCGCCTACTACCGGCACTGGGCCGCACTGGAGCCCCGTGCCGCCGTCATCTTCCTGCACGGGTTCGGTGAACACACCGGCGTCTACCACCGGCTGGGTTTCGCCCTCAATGCCGCCGGGGTCGATCTGTGGGCCGTCGATCAGTTCGGTCACGGCCTCTCCCCCGGCGCGCGCGGAGACTTCGGCAGGATCGAAGACAGCTCCGCGCTCGCCGAGCGTCTCACCGCGTTGGCCGAGGAAGCAACACCGGGGATTCCCCTTATTGCACAGGGACATTCGTACGGGGCGGTGGTGACGTTGTTCCGGCTCCTCGACCAGCCGCAGCGCTATCGCGCCGGGGTCATCTCCGGCGCGCCGGTGGTCCCGGTGCCCGAACTGCTCGACACCGATACTTCACTCGACCTCGACCCGCACTGGCTGTCCGACGATCCGTTCTACCTCGACGCCATGGAGAACGATCCCCTGGCGTTCGTCGAGGCCGACAGCGTGCCGCTGGCGCGTGAGCTCGATCGGGCGTGGGACCGCTTCGGCAACGAGCTGCCGAAGCTGACGGTGCCGACGCTGGCCATCCACGGCGAACTCGACCCCATCGCCCCGGTGAGCGCGCTGCGGGCCTACGCCGAGCAGATCGACGCGCTGCGGTTACTGGAATTCCCCGGCGCGCATCACGACATCCTCAACGAGACCGTGCACCGCGAGGTGGCTGCGGCGATCCTCGAGTTCGTTGGCGAGCAGGCCTGA
- a CDS encoding pyridoxal phosphate-dependent aminotransferase: MNNRVALRAGIPPFYVMDVWLAAAERQRTHGDLVNLSAGQPSVGAPEPVRAAAASALEANQLGYTVALGIPELREAIAGSYAGRYGLDVSADDVVVTTGSSGGFLLAFLACFDAGDRVAIASPGYPCYRNILSALGCEVVEIPCGPETRFQPTVQMLAELDPPVQGVIVASPANPTGTVIPPEELAAIASWCDATGARLISDEVYHGLVYPGAPETSCAWQTSRNTVVANSFSKYFAMTGWRLGWLLVPRELRRAVDCLTGNFTICPPVLPQFAGVAAFTPEAIAEAEGHLQHYAANRETLLAGLRQIGVTRLAPTDGAFYVYADVSDFTSDSLTFCEKLLADTGLAIAPGIDFDPDRGGSFVRLSFAGPSSDIDDALRRLGPWLSR, from the coding sequence GTGAACAATCGCGTTGCGCTGCGAGCCGGGATACCGCCGTTCTATGTGATGGACGTGTGGCTGGCCGCCGCTGAGCGCCAGCGCACCCACGGCGACCTGGTCAACCTCTCGGCGGGCCAGCCCAGTGTCGGCGCCCCCGAACCGGTGCGCGCGGCCGCGGCGTCGGCGCTGGAAGCCAATCAGCTCGGGTACACCGTCGCGCTCGGCATCCCCGAGCTGCGGGAGGCGATCGCCGGGTCCTACGCCGGCCGCTACGGTCTGGATGTCAGCGCCGACGACGTGGTGGTGACCACCGGTTCCTCGGGCGGCTTCCTGCTGGCGTTCCTGGCCTGCTTCGACGCCGGTGACCGGGTCGCCATCGCCAGCCCCGGCTATCCCTGCTACCGCAACATCCTGTCCGCGCTGGGTTGTGAGGTCGTGGAGATCCCCTGCGGGCCCGAAACCCGCTTTCAGCCGACGGTGCAGATGCTGGCCGAACTCGATCCACCGGTACAGGGCGTGATCGTGGCGAGCCCGGCCAACCCCACCGGCACGGTGATCCCACCGGAAGAACTCGCCGCGATCGCATCCTGGTGCGATGCGACCGGGGCCCGGCTGATCAGCGACGAGGTGTATCACGGGCTGGTCTACCCGGGCGCGCCGGAAACCTCGTGCGCCTGGCAAACCTCACGCAATACCGTTGTGGCGAATAGTTTTTCGAAGTACTTCGCGATGACAGGTTGGCGGCTGGGCTGGCTGCTGGTGCCAAGGGAACTGCGGCGCGCGGTGGACTGTCTGACCGGAAACTTCACCATCTGCCCACCGGTGCTCCCGCAGTTCGCGGGTGTGGCGGCGTTCACACCCGAAGCGATAGCCGAGGCCGAAGGCCACCTGCAGCACTACGCGGCCAACCGGGAGACGCTGCTGGCCGGTCTGCGCCAGATCGGGGTCACCCGCCTGGCGCCCACCGACGGGGCGTTCTACGTCTACGCCGATGTCTCGGACTTCACCTCGGACTCGTTGACGTTCTGCGAAAAGCTTCTGGCCGATACCGGATTGGCGATCGCGCCCGGTATCGACTTCGACCCCGACCGCGGCGGGTCGTTCGTGCGGCTGTCGTTCGCCGGACCGTCCAGCGATATCGACGACGCGCTGCGACGGCTCGGGCCCTGGCTGTCGCGCTGA
- the ipdE2 gene encoding acyl-CoA dehydrogenase IpdE2 — MTSSEERQMLRDTVAALIDKHASPAAVREAMESPRGYDESLWTKLCEQVGVAALVVPEELGGAGGELADAAAVLEELGRGLVPTPLLGTTLAELALLASDEPDTDALEQLAAGEAIGAVVFDAGYVVNGDIADVVVAVEGIGADGRLVLWSDVTAESVQAMDPTRRLARLTPGSTTTIGADPGLADTAAILLAAEQIGAAARCLELTVEYTKERVQFGRPIGSFQALKHRMADLYVAVQSARAVVGDAIADPTPVSAALARLAATEAFTKVAGEAIQMHGGIAITWEHDIQLYFKRAHGSAQLLGSVSDQLRQLESQVL; from the coding sequence ATGACATCCTCTGAAGAACGGCAGATGCTGCGCGACACCGTCGCGGCGCTGATCGACAAGCACGCCTCCCCGGCCGCCGTGCGCGAAGCGATGGAGTCACCACGCGGCTACGACGAATCGCTGTGGACGAAGCTGTGCGAGCAGGTCGGCGTCGCCGCCCTGGTGGTGCCTGAAGAACTCGGTGGCGCCGGCGGCGAGTTGGCCGACGCTGCAGCAGTTCTCGAGGAGCTGGGCCGCGGCCTGGTCCCGACACCCCTGCTCGGCACAACACTCGCCGAGCTGGCGCTCCTCGCCAGCGACGAGCCCGATACCGATGCACTCGAACAGCTGGCCGCGGGCGAGGCCATCGGCGCGGTGGTGTTCGATGCCGGTTATGTGGTGAACGGCGATATCGCCGACGTGGTGGTCGCTGTTGAGGGAATCGGGGCTGACGGCCGCCTCGTCTTGTGGAGCGATGTCACCGCCGAGTCGGTGCAGGCCATGGACCCGACCCGCAGGCTGGCCCGGCTCACTCCCGGCTCCACCACGACGATCGGCGCCGATCCCGGACTGGCCGATACCGCGGCGATCCTGCTCGCGGCCGAGCAGATCGGTGCCGCCGCGCGGTGTCTGGAACTGACCGTCGAGTACACCAAGGAACGCGTGCAATTCGGCCGGCCGATCGGCAGCTTCCAGGCGCTCAAGCACCGGATGGCCGACCTGTACGTTGCGGTGCAGTCCGCGCGGGCCGTCGTCGGCGATGCGATCGCAGATCCCACGCCGGTGTCGGCTGCCCTGGCACGCCTGGCGGCCACCGAGGCGTTCACCAAGGTGGCCGGCGAGGCGATCCAAATGCACGGCGGCATCGCGATCACCTGGGAACACGACATCCAGCTGTACTTCAAGCGGGCGCACGGCAGCGCCCAGTTGCTGGGTTCGGTGTCCGATCAACTCCGTCAGCTCGAATCGCAGGTGCTCTAG
- a CDS encoding acyl-CoA dehydrogenase family protein yields the protein MKFALDEQQRDFAASIDAALGAADVPGAVRAWAQGDTTAARKVWSALTDLGVTALAVPEKYDGIEAHPVDLVVALERLGRWNVPGPVAESIAVAPILLASQEDWADRSASLAAGELIATVALPPAMRRAVNADFAGLTLLAQDGQVSDAEIGDGHESVDPSRRLFDVTATGDARNADIARAYEFGALATAAQLIGAGQAMLDMSVEYAKQRSQFGRVIGSYQALKHKLADVHIAVELARPLVYGAALSLADGSPDTARDVSAAKAAASDAALLAARASLQTHGAIGFTSEHDLSLWLLRVQALHSAWGDPTSHRRRVLEALA from the coding sequence ATGAAATTCGCACTCGACGAACAGCAGCGTGACTTCGCCGCCAGTATCGACGCCGCACTGGGCGCTGCCGACGTACCCGGCGCCGTCCGGGCCTGGGCGCAGGGCGATACCACTGCAGCCCGCAAGGTGTGGTCGGCACTGACCGACCTCGGTGTCACCGCCCTGGCCGTGCCCGAGAAGTACGACGGCATCGAGGCCCACCCCGTCGACCTGGTGGTCGCCCTCGAGCGGCTGGGCCGCTGGAATGTGCCCGGCCCGGTCGCCGAATCCATTGCCGTGGCACCGATTCTGCTCGCCAGCCAGGAAGACTGGGCTGATCGGTCCGCTTCGTTGGCCGCCGGCGAACTGATCGCTACGGTGGCGCTGCCGCCGGCCATGCGGCGGGCAGTCAACGCCGACTTCGCCGGCCTGACTCTGCTGGCGCAAGACGGCCAAGTTAGCGATGCCGAGATCGGCGACGGGCACGAATCCGTCGACCCCAGCCGCCGGCTGTTCGACGTCACCGCCACCGGCGACGCCCGCAACGCCGACATCGCACGAGCCTACGAATTCGGTGCACTGGCCACCGCCGCCCAGCTGATCGGGGCAGGCCAGGCGATGCTGGACATGTCGGTCGAATACGCCAAGCAGCGCAGCCAATTCGGCCGCGTCATCGGCAGCTACCAGGCGCTCAAGCACAAGCTCGCCGACGTCCACATCGCGGTGGAGCTGGCCCGTCCGCTCGTCTACGGCGCGGCGCTGTCGCTGGCCGACGGATCCCCCGATACCGCACGGGATGTCAGTGCCGCCAAGGCCGCCGCCTCGGACGCCGCACTGCTGGCGGCGCGGGCCTCGCTGCAGACACACGGCGCCATCGGGTTCACCTCCGAACACGATCTCTCACTGTGGCTTCTGCGGGTACAGGCACTGCACTCAGCGTGGGGCGATCCGACCAGTCATCGACGTCGAGTGCTGGAGGCGCTGGCATGA